In Deltaproteobacteria bacterium, a single genomic region encodes these proteins:
- a CDS encoding type II toxin-antitoxin system Phd/YefM family antitoxin, producing the protein MLQTTYTKARANFSSLCDEVTENQEIVVIRRRKGKSVAMIDAAELQSLIEIPHLMRSSKNDERLLAALDRALKG; encoded by the coding sequence GTGTTGCAAACCACCTACACAAAGGCCCGCGCCAATTTTTCCAGCCTGTGCGACGAGGTCACGGAGAATCAGGAAATCGTCGTCATCCGGCGCCGCAAGGGAAAGAGCGTGGCCATGATCGACGCGGCCGAGCTGCAAAGTCTGATCGAAATCCCGCATCTCATGCGTTCGTCCAAAAATGACGAACGCCTGCTGGCCGCCCTGGACCGGGCGCTCAAGGGCTGA